A stretch of the Lolium perenne isolate Kyuss_39 chromosome 3, Kyuss_2.0, whole genome shotgun sequence genome encodes the following:
- the LOC127340689 gene encoding uncharacterized protein, translated as MAGQVSEKELGGVLMQAMLAQKNIRPQRDRLLQLRRRLEQLSRSAGDDQADRIKKLATDLFKVYYIGIEAGARILATCLKLAAQGGARLAMNFAFATMPDEQLHDALVAQRLPARPTTQTEAFSRVEAAFNAVKVLQDHHVPRCIEHLVGQRPPTVGERTKTDPSDKAQAAATPVDLEKARDYLDRAITLADLAVKHIDLAVVVISRFMDPKKVASLSEFTDSVAYISEDGPYPASD; from the exons ATGGCTGGACAGGTGAGCGAGAAGGAGCTAGGTGGCGTCCTCATGCAGGCCATGCTCGCCCAGAAGAACATCCGGCCCCAGCGCGACCGCCTCCTGCAGCTCCGGCGCCGGCTGGAGCAGCTTAGTCGTAGCGCCGGCGACGACCAAGCGGACAGGATCAAGAAGCTCGCCACCGACCTCTTCAAGGTCTACTACATCGGCATCGAGGCCGGCGCCCGCATCCTCGCCACCTGCCTCAAGCTCGCGGCCCAGGGCGGCGCCCGCCTCGCCATGAACTTCGCCTTCGCCACCATGCCGGATGAGCAGCTCCACGACGCGCTTGTTGCGCAGCGGCTCCCGGCGCGCCCCACCACCCAGACCGAGGCCTTCTCCCGCGTGGAGGCGGCCTTCAACGCCGTCAAGGTTCTCCAGGACCACCACGTCCCGCGCTGCATCGAGCACCTCGTCGGCCAACGCCCACCCACCGTCGGCGAGAGGACCAAGACCGACCCCTCGGACAAGGCCCAGGCCGCCGCTACCCCCGTGGACCTGGAAAAGGCGCGCGACTACCTCGACCGGGCCATCACCCTCGCCGACCTCGCCGTCAAGCACATCGACCTCGCCGTCGTCGTCATCTCCAGGTTCATGGACCCCAAGAAGGTCGCCAGCCTCTCCGAGTTCACCGACAGCGTCGCCTACATCTCCGAG GACGGCCCCTATCCAGCATCAGACTGA